From a single Helicovermis profundi genomic region:
- the ftcD gene encoding glutamate formimidoyltransferase has product MADLTKVIECVPNFSEGRDLKVIEQILDCFRGKDGVKLLDYSRDEDHNRLVVTVVGEPNSVKWAVVCAIGKATELIDLTKHEGQHPRMGATDVVPFIPLNNVTEEEAVELSKEVAKEVFDKYNVPVFLYEKSASAPHRQNLAKIRKGQFEGMFDKIKEDEWKPDFGQEVHPTAGVVAIGARMPLVAFNINLDTNNLDIANKIARSVRFINGGLRFCKAIGIELEDRGIVQVSMNMTNYTKTPLYRVFELVKIEAKRYGVSVVGSEVIGLLPMEAMINTAEYYLGVEDFSIDQILEKRMME; this is encoded by the coding sequence ATGGCTGATTTAACTAAGGTAATTGAATGTGTTCCAAATTTTAGCGAAGGTAGAGATTTAAAAGTAATTGAACAAATTTTGGATTGTTTTAGAGGAAAAGATGGAGTTAAGCTTTTAGATTATAGCAGAGATGAGGATCATAATAGATTAGTAGTTACGGTGGTTGGGGAACCTAATTCAGTTAAATGGGCAGTTGTATGTGCAATTGGTAAAGCAACTGAATTAATAGATTTAACAAAACATGAAGGTCAACATCCAAGAATGGGTGCAACTGACGTAGTTCCATTTATACCGCTTAATAATGTTACAGAAGAAGAAGCTGTGGAGCTTTCTAAAGAAGTTGCAAAAGAAGTGTTTGATAAATACAATGTTCCAGTTTTCTTATATGAAAAATCTGCAAGCGCACCTCATAGACAAAATTTGGCGAAAATTAGAAAAGGACAATTTGAGGGAATGTTTGATAAAATAAAAGAAGACGAGTGGAAACCTGATTTTGGTCAGGAGGTTCATCCTACAGCTGGAGTAGTTGCTATAGGAGCTAGAATGCCACTTGTTGCATTTAATATTAATTTGGATACAAATAATCTTGATATTGCAAATAAAATTGCTAGAAGTGTTAGATTTATTAATGGTGGTTTAAGATTTTGTAAAGCTATTGGAATTGAATTAGAAGATAGAGGAATTGTTCAAGTTTCAATGAATATGACTAATTACACAAAAACTCCACTTTATAGAGTATTTGAATTAGTTAAAATTGAAGCTAAAAGATATGGTGTTAGTGTTGTTGGTAGTGAGGTTATAGGTTTATTACCAATGGAAGCAATGATTAATACTGCTGAATATTATTTAGGTGTTGAAGATTTCTCTATTGATCAAATACTAGAGAAAAGAATGATGGAGTAA
- the hutI gene encoding imidazolonepropionase — MKNIILTNSSEIVTCSGFKMKKGSAMNDVALVKDASIVIEDGIIKDIISNNDLENKYDLKAYELIDCSGKSILPGFIDSHTHFIFGGYRADEFSWRLRGDSYMSIMERGGGIANSVNSTKTATVNELVNLGKKRLDSMVTFGVTTVEGKSGYGLEKDVEIKQLEVMKKLQGMHSVDIISTFLGAHSVPKKYKSNPEEFIDYLIDNVLDEVVDKNLAEFCDIFCEKNVFSVEESRKLLLKAKEKGLKLKIHADEIVQLGGAELAAEVGATSADHLLQASDKGIKLMAENDVVSTLLPCTAYSLKEDFARGRYMIDNGCAVALATDFNPGSCFCESIPLVISLATLKMNMTIEETITALTINAAAALGRADKIGSIDIGKEADIVIHEFPSYNFIPYHIGVSTVEKVIKKGKLIYDKNWLKIL, encoded by the coding sequence ATGAAAAATATTATATTAACTAATAGTAGCGAAATTGTAACATGCAGTGGCTTTAAAATGAAAAAAGGTTCAGCTATGAATGATGTAGCGCTTGTAAAGGATGCATCGATCGTTATTGAAGATGGAATTATAAAAGATATAATTTCTAATAATGATTTAGAAAACAAATACGATTTAAAAGCTTACGAGCTGATAGATTGTAGTGGTAAATCAATTCTTCCAGGATTTATAGATTCTCATACCCATTTTATTTTTGGTGGTTATAGGGCTGATGAATTTTCATGGCGACTAAGAGGTGATTCTTATATGTCAATCATGGAAAGAGGAGGAGGAATTGCTAATTCAGTAAATTCTACAAAAACTGCAACAGTTAATGAACTGGTTAATTTAGGAAAAAAAAGACTGGATTCAATGGTAACATTTGGTGTTACAACAGTTGAAGGTAAAAGTGGATACGGACTTGAAAAAGATGTTGAAATTAAACAACTTGAAGTTATGAAAAAATTACAAGGAATGCATAGTGTTGATATAATTTCGACTTTCTTAGGTGCACATTCAGTTCCTAAAAAATATAAAAGTAATCCCGAAGAATTTATTGATTATTTAATAGATAACGTACTAGATGAAGTTGTTGACAAAAATCTAGCAGAATTTTGTGATATATTTTGTGAAAAAAATGTTTTTTCAGTTGAAGAGTCAAGAAAACTTCTACTAAAAGCAAAAGAAAAAGGCTTAAAGTTAAAAATTCATGCAGATGAAATCGTGCAATTAGGCGGCGCGGAATTAGCGGCAGAAGTTGGAGCAACATCAGCTGATCATTTACTTCAGGCAAGCGATAAAGGAATCAAACTTATGGCTGAAAATGATGTAGTATCTACACTACTACCGTGTACAGCATATAGCTTAAAAGAAGACTTTGCTCGTGGTAGATATATGATTGATAATGGATGTGCTGTAGCACTTGCAACTGACTTTAATCCTGGAAGTTGTTTTTGTGAATCAATACCGCTTGTTATATCTCTTGCGACTTTAAAAATGAATATGACGATTGAAGAAACTATTACAGCACTTACAATAAATGCAGCTGCTGCACTTGGTAGAGCTGACAAGATTGGAAGTATAGATATAGGAAAAGAAGCGGATATAGTAATTCATGAGTTTCCGTCTTATAATTTTATTCCATATCATATAGGTGTTTCAACTGTAGAAAAAGTAATAAAAAAAGGTAAACTAATTTACGATAAAAATTGGCTTAAAATTTTATAA
- a CDS encoding cyclodeaminase/cyclohydrolase family protein, translating to MLVDLTVKNFLDELESNAPVPGGGSVAALSAGISASLVGMVANLTIGKKKYVKVEDDMKQIAADISAFKDTFVDLVDKDASSFDDFMKAMKLPKESEEEKKIRTEEMQRSIKYAASVPLSCADEASKMFDMIESVVVSGNQNAVTDGAVAAMMARTAILSALLNVKINMGSIKDEAYLAELKIQVDRLEEIANRREKEILSKVNL from the coding sequence GTGTTAGTTGATTTAACAGTAAAGAATTTTTTGGATGAATTAGAATCAAATGCTCCAGTTCCTGGTGGAGGAAGTGTTGCGGCGTTATCTGCGGGCATTTCTGCATCTTTAGTTGGTATGGTTGCAAACTTAACTATAGGAAAAAAGAAATATGTTAAAGTAGAAGATGATATGAAACAAATTGCTGCTGATATTTCTGCTTTTAAAGACACTTTTGTAGATTTAGTTGATAAAGACGCTTCTTCATTTGACGATTTTATGAAAGCTATGAAATTACCAAAAGAAAGTGAAGAAGAAAAGAAAATTAGAACTGAAGAAATGCAAAGATCGATTAAATATGCTGCTTCTGTTCCACTATCATGTGCGGATGAAGCATCCAAAATGTTTGATATGATTGAAAGCGTAGTAGTAAGTGGTAATCAAAATGCAGTTACTGATGGTGCTGTTGCTGCAATGATGGCTAGAACAGCGATTTTATCTGCATTATTAAATGTTAAAATAAACATGGGATCTATTAAAGATGAAGCTTACCTTGCTGAATTAAAAATTCAAGTTGATAGATTAGAAGAAATTGCTAATAGAAGAGAAAAAGAAATTCTTTCTAAAGTAAATTTATAA
- a CDS encoding DegV family protein, giving the protein MKIVADSSCDLNKELQEKLDVSIVPLTIYLDEAEFKDDASLDVSSMLDKISNSKLSPRSACPSPKDFLNTYMGEESIFVVTMTSALSSTYNSALLAKELYFEEFKKKFIHIFDSKGSSVKETLIAIKIKELIDKKMCENDIVVEMNKYIGELKYFFQLGSLDTLIKNGRISKLKGTVASAMNIKPILYADENGEIVHYENVRTEKKSLKKFIDIISKYGTNISDKIIGISHCKAGEKAEKLKIMIKENYDFKDIIIVETKGLSSMYVNKGGITISF; this is encoded by the coding sequence ATGAAAATAGTTGCAGATAGTAGTTGCGATTTAAATAAAGAATTACAAGAAAAACTTGATGTTAGTATAGTGCCTTTAACTATATACCTTGATGAAGCAGAATTTAAAGATGATGCATCATTGGATGTTTCCAGTATGTTAGATAAAATTAGTAATTCTAAATTATCTCCAAGATCCGCTTGTCCATCTCCTAAAGATTTTTTAAATACTTATATGGGTGAAGAATCTATTTTTGTAGTAACGATGACATCGGCTCTAAGTAGTACGTATAATAGTGCTCTATTAGCAAAAGAATTATATTTTGAAGAATTCAAGAAAAAATTTATTCATATTTTTGATTCAAAAGGATCATCAGTTAAAGAAACTTTAATAGCTATAAAGATTAAAGAGTTAATAGATAAAAAAATGTGTGAAAATGATATAGTTGTGGAGATGAATAAATATATTGGAGAATTGAAATATTTTTTTCAACTCGGATCACTAGATACTCTAATAAAAAATGGAAGAATATCTAAATTAAAAGGAACTGTAGCGAGTGCTATGAATATAAAACCTATACTTTATGCAGATGAAAATGGTGAAATCGTTCATTATGAGAACGTTAGAACTGAAAAAAAATCTTTAAAAAAATTTATTGATATAATTAGCAAATATGGTACTAATATTAGTGATAAAATTATTGGAATTTCACATTGCAAAGCAGGTGAAAAAGCAGAAAAATTAAAAATTATGATTAAAGAAAATTATGATTTTAAAGATATTATTATAGTTGAAACCAAAGGACTTAGCAGCATGTATGTAAATAAAGGTGGAATAACAATAAGTTTTTAA
- a CDS encoding DegV family protein codes for MSFNIIADSSNDMNESINKKYSIDIVPFKLYIDEKEYIDDKDLDILNFIEKMVKSPNVPKSACPSPDDFMKKFDTEDESFVVTISSKLSGTYNSALLAKNMFIEDIRDKFIHVFDSKSASIGETLVSMKIFELKNLGYKNTEIIDNINNYISEMKTFFISESLDNLMKNGRISKFAGTIATVLKIKPIMTTNPDGEIILFEKTRGSKKAFKRLADIIEENSKKVENKVLAISHVNNEKSALWLKEEVEKRCNFKDIIVVQTKGLSSLYCDNGGVIVAF; via the coding sequence ATGAGTTTTAATATAATTGCTGATAGTTCAAATGATATGAATGAATCCATAAACAAAAAATACTCAATAGATATAGTACCCTTTAAATTATATATTGACGAAAAAGAATATATTGATGATAAGGATTTAGATATATTGAATTTTATTGAAAAAATGGTTAAATCACCAAATGTACCCAAATCTGCTTGTCCATCACCTGATGATTTTATGAAAAAGTTTGATACAGAGGATGAATCATTTGTAGTAACAATTTCTTCAAAACTTAGCGGTACATATAATAGTGCACTTCTTGCGAAAAATATGTTTATAGAAGATATTAGAGATAAATTTATACATGTATTTGATTCAAAATCTGCATCTATTGGCGAAACTTTAGTTTCAATGAAAATTTTTGAACTTAAAAATTTAGGCTATAAAAACACTGAAATAATAGACAATATTAATAATTACATTAGCGAAATGAAAACGTTTTTTATTTCGGAGTCATTAGATAATTTAATGAAAAATGGAAGAATTTCTAAGTTTGCTGGAACAATTGCAACTGTATTAAAAATCAAACCAATTATGACAACTAATCCTGATGGAGAAATTATTTTATTTGAAAAGACAAGGGGCTCAAAAAAAGCATTTAAAAGGCTAGCTGATATTATTGAAGAAAACTCTAAGAAAGTTGAAAACAAAGTGCTCGCCATTTCACATGTAAATAATGAAAAAAGTGCTCTTTGGTTAAAAGAAGAAGTAGAAAAAAGGTGTAATTTTAAGGATATTATTGTAGTTCAAACTAAAGGATTAAGTAGTTTGTACTGTGATAACGGTGGGGTTATAGTTGCATTTTAG
- a CDS encoding glutamine synthetase, with product MKELIYYINPKKMKTEEIKKILEKHREIKFVSLISVDLGNNHTDERIPIENMLNDINAFLTIGAQTDGSSVNLPGIAEINNAKVDLIPDLNCKWFIDYNSSNIDESTNLPTGTLQIPSFLKHESGYVDSRSVLKRAEKYFNKAILSLLKDNPYYLNLLGLKNIDEISSVELTSATELEFWVKTPDHRSDIEKLTTSQTLKEQYWKRTIGPVRTALEQSLESLNKFGYEAEMGHKEVGGVPAKLAGINKYSHIMEQLEIDWKFDNVMQTADNEMMSKDIIREVFVKHGLDITFDAKPIEGVAGSGEHHHVGVALKLVNGKTINLFSPINMEKEFLNPIGLGALMGILKNYEIINPFVTSSNDAFNRLKVGFEAPICTVCSLGHSPETPSRNRTVLIGLVRDINSPLATRFELRSPNPSTNTYLTLSSVYLSMLDGIESIIENKMDYETAYNELNKENNSDSYYLEKNRKYRSEEDVFEFYSEEERNKFFGKPPRTVFENISSFDIYKKKIDVLTKGNVFTKEILNSYKQSITSMWTTQLKNRILNHNINLIRRYKKLHGEKDVTDLDIVNWEKINSIRHNLMKDSLNNESLFTKISKAIDSNDFEKVSDLQIKMNDDMISLKDLYQIYKHNLLEFVD from the coding sequence ATGAAAGAATTGATTTACTATATTAATCCAAAAAAAATGAAAACCGAGGAAATTAAAAAAATTTTAGAAAAGCACAGGGAAATAAAATTTGTTTCTTTAATTTCTGTTGATTTAGGTAACAATCATACAGACGAAAGAATACCAATTGAAAATATGCTAAATGATATTAATGCATTTTTGACAATTGGTGCACAAACTGATGGTTCTTCAGTTAATCTACCAGGCATAGCAGAAATTAATAATGCCAAAGTTGATTTAATTCCTGACCTAAACTGCAAATGGTTTATTGATTATAATTCATCAAATATTGATGAAAGTACAAATCTTCCTACTGGTACACTTCAAATTCCATCATTCTTAAAACACGAATCTGGATATGTTGATTCAAGATCTGTTCTCAAAAGAGCCGAGAAGTATTTTAACAAGGCAATTTTGAGTTTATTAAAAGATAATCCCTACTATCTTAACTTACTAGGATTAAAAAATATAGATGAAATTTCATCTGTTGAATTAACATCTGCTACAGAATTAGAATTTTGGGTTAAAACACCTGACCATAGAAGTGATATAGAAAAACTTACAACTTCACAAACTCTAAAAGAACAATATTGGAAAAGAACAATCGGACCTGTTAGAACAGCCCTTGAACAATCTCTTGAATCACTTAATAAGTTTGGGTACGAAGCTGAAATGGGACATAAAGAAGTTGGCGGAGTACCTGCAAAACTTGCAGGTATTAATAAATACTCACATATAATGGAACAGCTCGAAATAGACTGGAAATTTGATAATGTTATGCAGACTGCTGACAATGAGATGATGTCTAAAGATATAATCAGAGAAGTCTTTGTAAAACATGGTCTTGATATTACTTTTGATGCAAAACCTATTGAAGGAGTTGCTGGAAGTGGTGAACATCACCATGTTGGAGTTGCTTTAAAATTGGTAAATGGCAAAACTATCAACTTATTTTCTCCTATAAATATGGAAAAAGAATTTCTTAATCCAATCGGACTTGGTGCATTAATGGGAATATTAAAAAATTATGAAATTATAAACCCATTTGTAACATCTTCAAATGACGCATTCAATAGATTAAAAGTTGGATTTGAAGCACCAATATGTACCGTTTGCTCCTTAGGGCATTCACCTGAGACACCTTCAAGAAATAGAACCGTCTTAATCGGGTTAGTCAGAGATATAAATTCACCTCTTGCTACAAGATTTGAACTACGTTCTCCTAATCCATCTACTAACACTTATTTAACATTATCTTCAGTATATTTAAGTATGCTTGATGGTATAGAATCAATTATTGAAAATAAAATGGACTATGAAACTGCATATAATGAATTAAACAAAGAAAATAATAGTGATTCTTATTACCTTGAAAAAAATAGAAAATATAGAAGCGAAGAAGATGTATTTGAATTTTACAGTGAAGAAGAAAGAAATAAATTTTTCGGAAAACCACCAAGAACAGTATTTGAAAACATATCTTCTTTTGATATTTATAAAAAGAAAATAGACGTACTTACTAAAGGAAATGTATTTACAAAAGAAATTTTAAATTCATATAAGCAATCAATAACATCAATGTGGACAACTCAACTTAAGAATCGAATATTAAATCATAATATTAATCTAATTAGAAGATACAAGAAACTCCACGGGGAAAAAGATGTTACTGATCTTGACATTGTAAATTGGGAAAAAATCAATTCTATTAGACATAATCTAATGAAAGATAGTCTTAATAATGAATCCTTATTTACTAAAATTAGTAAAGCGATTGACTCTAATGATTTTGAAAAAGTTTCTGACTTACAAATTAAAATGAATGATGATATGATTAGTCTAAAAGATTTATATCAAATTTACAAGCACAATCTACTTGAATTTGTTGACTAA
- a CDS encoding enoyl-ACP reductase FabI, protein MSGLLKNKNLVVMGVANKWSIAWGIAKKFIEHDGNVIFTYLGEKTKNSIEKLLAAENYSNALLVECDVTNDEEIKKTFDLIAKSYPVIHSVVHSIAHAKKEELRGNYYDTSRDGFLMAQNISAFSLVKVTKYAKDIMSEGGAIVTMTYLGGERVVKNYNVMGVAKASLESSVKYLAHDLGQAGIRVNAISAGPIKTLAAKGVGDFNDIASVFLSKAPIRKLVTHEQLGNAALFLCSDMGTGVTGEVLHVDNGFNILGY, encoded by the coding sequence ATGTCAGGTTTACTTAAAAATAAAAATTTAGTTGTTATGGGTGTTGCTAATAAATGGAGTATCGCATGGGGAATTGCAAAAAAATTTATCGAACATGATGGAAATGTTATTTTCACATATCTAGGTGAAAAAACCAAGAATTCTATTGAAAAACTTTTAGCAGCTGAGAATTACAGTAATGCTCTATTAGTTGAATGTGATGTAACAAATGATGAAGAAATCAAAAAAACTTTTGATTTGATTGCTAAGAGCTATCCTGTAATTCATTCGGTAGTACATAGTATTGCTCATGCAAAAAAAGAAGAACTAAGAGGTAACTATTATGATACATCTAGAGATGGTTTTCTTATGGCTCAAAATATTAGTGCTTTTTCACTTGTAAAAGTCACAAAGTACGCAAAAGATATTATGAGTGAGGGTGGAGCTATTGTGACAATGACTTACTTAGGTGGAGAAAGAGTTGTTAAAAATTATAATGTTATGGGAGTTGCGAAAGCTTCACTGGAATCTAGCGTTAAATATCTTGCTCACGATTTAGGTCAGGCAGGAATTAGAGTAAATGCTATTTCGGCGGGTCCAATTAAAACTTTGGCTGCAAAAGGAGTTGGCGATTTTAATGATATTGCGAGTGTATTTTTATCAAAAGCCCCAATAAGAAAACTTGTAACACATGAACAACTTGGAAATGCAGCATTATTTTTATGTAGTGATATGGGGACAGGTGTAACTGGCGAAGTGCTCCACGTAGATAATGGTTTTAATATTCTCGGATATTAA
- a CDS encoding RluA family pseudouridine synthase — MIEGNKTDELIYRCIDEDLGKPLLEILVNKMKLSSRLIRKSKRTKNIFVNDRGGASVNMNMRNNDTIKVILDLEENQFEAEQMNIPILYEDLDMLVIDKEPYRVVHPTKRYQSSTIANGLAYIFNQRGINTKIRFINRLDRDTSGILLIAKNSYAQQIISNQMRDNTIKKKYIALLHGKLEKKEGTINLPIGRLNETDIKRSVIVDGQKSITHYKTLETFEKYTLVEIILETGRTHQIRVHFSHLGNPLVGDELYGGDAVIFPRQALHGIEITFKNVRTNEIINVISNIPRDISELLMSLRK, encoded by the coding sequence ATGATTGAGGGAAATAAAACGGATGAGCTTATATATCGTTGTATTGATGAAGATTTAGGTAAACCTCTACTAGAAATATTAGTAAATAAAATGAAACTTTCTTCTCGCCTCATTAGAAAGTCGAAAAGAACTAAGAATATTTTTGTCAATGATAGAGGCGGTGCTTCTGTAAATATGAATATGAGAAACAATGATACTATTAAAGTCATTTTAGACCTTGAAGAAAATCAGTTTGAAGCTGAACAAATGAATATACCAATTCTATATGAAGATTTAGATATGCTTGTTATTGATAAAGAACCATATAGGGTTGTGCACCCTACAAAACGATATCAAAGCTCAACAATTGCAAATGGGCTTGCCTATATTTTTAATCAAAGAGGGATTAATACTAAAATAAGGTTTATAAACAGATTAGATAGAGATACTTCTGGCATATTATTAATTGCAAAAAATTCATATGCACAACAAATTATTTCTAATCAAATGAGAGATAATACTATAAAGAAGAAATATATTGCACTTCTACATGGAAAGCTTGAGAAAAAAGAAGGAACAATTAATTTACCAATTGGTAGATTAAATGAAACAGATATAAAAAGAAGTGTAATAGTAGATGGACAAAAATCAATAACTCATTATAAAACTTTAGAAACATTTGAGAAATATACTTTGGTAGAAATTATATTAGAAACGGGAAGAACTCATCAAATCAGAGTTCACTTTTCTCATCTTGGAAACCCTTTAGTCGGAGATGAACTTTATGGTGGAGATGCTGTGATTTTCCCAAGACAGGCCTTGCATGGAATTGAAATTACTTTTAAAAATGTAAGAACAAATGAAATAATTAATGTTATTTCAAATATACCACGTGATATTTCTGAATTATTAATGAGTCTTAGAAAATAA
- a CDS encoding nucleoid-associated protein, with protein sequence MRYIQDITIEKAILHIVDVGADEPLLANKELELNDSIYEFLYKQIIKGLNDFTNDTAKFYDKNCSIKLAVNNMIEDDNSFVEESKKIAIKLYKTLKKYNDIPSCDLLVCKFASDNENYIAILKLDYQVAYVHEIEYLDDDFFVNMTTQETSLPGVNQKIGNSVFIKSETSNDYDMIAVNKPYKNSENEIIDFFLSDFIEAGEVVDNTGATLLVKDSVEKWIRKNLKEDIDKALDIREDVNDVFLERGVLDVVELTNNIIDESDKREMFIEELEKKGIDISETIDIDKKWVEKKMKNKSIKTDTGFVLRAEQEFFKDKMRFEIKYNGDGSVNYIIKNVRNIQER encoded by the coding sequence ATGAGATATATTCAGGATATTACTATTGAAAAAGCAATACTACATATAGTTGATGTGGGTGCAGATGAACCACTTCTTGCAAATAAAGAATTAGAATTAAATGATAGTATATACGAATTTTTATATAAGCAAATAATAAAAGGACTTAACGATTTTACAAATGATACAGCAAAATTTTATGATAAAAACTGTTCTATAAAATTAGCTGTTAATAATATGATTGAAGATGATAATAGTTTTGTAGAAGAATCTAAAAAAATTGCTATAAAGTTATACAAAACTTTAAAAAAATATAATGATATTCCGTCTTGTGATTTGCTTGTATGTAAATTCGCAAGCGATAATGAAAATTATATTGCAATACTAAAACTAGATTATCAAGTAGCTTATGTTCATGAAATTGAATATTTAGATGATGATTTTTTTGTTAATATGACAACACAAGAAACTTCGCTTCCTGGAGTTAATCAAAAAATAGGGAATAGTGTATTTATAAAAAGCGAAACTTCGAATGATTACGATATGATTGCTGTTAATAAGCCCTATAAAAATAGTGAGAATGAAATTATTGATTTCTTTTTAAGTGATTTTATTGAAGCCGGTGAAGTTGTTGATAATACAGGTGCAACTTTACTCGTTAAAGATTCTGTTGAAAAATGGATAAGAAAAAATTTAAAAGAGGATATTGATAAAGCGTTAGATATAAGGGAAGATGTCAATGATGTTTTTTTAGAAAGAGGTGTGCTAGATGTAGTCGAACTAACTAATAATATTATTGATGAAAGTGATAAGAGAGAGATGTTTATTGAAGAACTTGAAAAAAAAGGAATAGATATAAGTGAAACAATTGATATTGATAAAAAATGGGTAGAAAAAAAAATGAAAAATAAATCAATTAAAACAGATACAGGTTTCGTTTTACGTGCTGAGCAAGAATTTTTTAAAGATAAAATGAGATTTGAAATAAAATATAATGGTGATGGATCAGTTAATTATATTATAAAGAATGTCAGAAATATTCAAGAAAGGTAG
- a CDS encoding PLP-dependent aminotransferase family protein, giving the protein MDRIYDIHLKRDTKEHLYVQLYKIIKKQIVNGILKTDSKLPPIRKLANSLSVNNVTVVNAYKMLEENGYVYKIIGSGTFVNSLETEVFNNLVGNEFIDFSLTSIEPNLFPVDNFKDAINITLDRDKGKAFEYQEIKGFKPLRESLSKYLESSNIKASPENIHIISGAQQGIDIISKGLVDFGDTVIVENPTYAGALASFNMRGANVIKAPIEQGGVNIELVEKICKNHSPKFFYSIPNFQNPTGYSYSKNNKLRLLELAYKYKFYIIEDDYSSELNFNGDSNESLKSLDKQKKVIYIKSFSKVIMPGLRLGFIISPSILEKELLYAKHITDISTSGLLQRAFDVFLRNNSLENQLQIIVNTYKTKFDLVKNLLTKKYNNEMICNIPKGGLNFWLSLPSNLDSKELYKNLLKKGVVIAYGEEFFSYSDVNSFYRISIASVSESDIKIGFEIISNTIKEMLLNVNSKESINGYIPII; this is encoded by the coding sequence ATGGATAGAATTTATGATATACATTTAAAAAGAGACACTAAAGAACATCTTTATGTACAATTGTATAAAATTATAAAAAAACAGATTGTAAATGGAATACTTAAAACTGATTCAAAATTACCACCCATTAGAAAACTTGCTAATTCTTTATCTGTAAATAATGTAACGGTTGTAAATGCATATAAAATGCTCGAAGAAAATGGGTATGTCTATAAAATTATAGGAAGTGGAACATTCGTTAATTCACTTGAAACTGAAGTTTTTAATAATTTAGTTGGAAATGAATTTATTGATTTTTCTTTAACTTCTATTGAGCCAAATCTGTTTCCAGTAGATAACTTTAAAGATGCAATAAATATAACTCTAGATAGAGACAAAGGCAAAGCATTTGAATATCAAGAAATAAAAGGATTTAAGCCACTTAGAGAGTCTTTAAGCAAGTATCTTGAATCTAGTAACATTAAAGCAAGTCCTGAAAATATACATATTATCTCTGGAGCACAGCAAGGAATTGATATTATTTCTAAAGGATTAGTTGATTTTGGAGATACGGTAATTGTTGAAAATCCAACCTATGCAGGTGCGCTTGCATCTTTTAATATGAGGGGAGCAAATGTAATTAAAGCGCCGATAGAACAAGGTGGAGTTAATATAGAATTGGTAGAAAAAATATGCAAAAATCATAGTCCTAAATTTTTTTATTCGATTCCAAATTTTCAAAACCCTACGGGTTATAGTTATAGTAAAAATAACAAATTAAGATTATTGGAACTTGCATACAAATACAAATTTTACATTATTGAAGATGATTATTCTAGCGAACTAAATTTTAATGGAGATTCTAATGAGTCTTTAAAATCTTTAGATAAGCAAAAAAAGGTAATATACATTAAAAGTTTTTCTAAAGTAATTATGCCAGGACTTAGGTTAGGTTTTATTATTTCTCCTTCTATTTTAGAAAAAGAATTATTATATGCAAAGCATATAACTGATATTTCAACATCCGGTTTGTTACAAAGAGCATTTGATGTATTTCTTAGAAATAATTCCCTAGAAAATCAATTGCAAATTATTGTTAACACTTACAAAACAAAGTTTGATTTGGTAAAAAATCTTTTGACTAAAAAATATAATAATGAGATGATTTGTAATATTCCAAAAGGGGGATTAAATTTTTGGTTGTCATTACCATCAAATTTAGATTCGAAAGAGTTATATAAAAATCTATTAAAAAAAGGTGTTGTTATTGCATATGGAGAAGAGTTTTTTTCATATTCTGACGTCAATTCTTTTTATAGAATAAGTATAGCTTCAGTTTCTGAAAGTGATATTAAAATTGGCTTTGAAATTATATCAAACACAATAAAAGAGATGCTTTTAAATGTTAATAGTAAAGAGAGTATTAATGGATATATTCCGATAATATAA